In a genomic window of Temperatibacter marinus:
- a CDS encoding UbiH/UbiF/VisC/COQ6 family ubiquinone biosynthesis hydroxylase has translation MHVVSSDIIILGGGLVGLTTAIGLEQAGFSVTVVDHLPKGEFELSAFDGRSSALAYAPCQLLDVLGIWDYIKDHAQPILEIRVTDGRRPSLMHLHFDNEELGDGPLGHLVENRHTRLALMKRLEACENVTWLDGQSVKNIERDTGRVTLELETGSLVTGALLVGADGRHSMVRKWAEFPLTHWSYQQSGIVCTIEHEESHCGIAHEKFLPSGPFAILPLTGNRSSIVWSEKTHLVDTVMGLSDRAFESELQRRVGDFLGKVSVIGGRWAYPLQLHWCDHFVDNRVTLIGDACHGMHPIAGQGLNLGLRDVAALVEVLTKNARSGMDIGSLTVLEEYQMWRRMDNAMLLSVTDGLTHLFSNDHSIIKQARTAGLALVNEIPMAKKFFMSHARGTIGELPELLKGNRP, from the coding sequence GAGCAGGCTGGTTTTAGTGTCACAGTGGTTGACCACCTACCTAAAGGAGAGTTTGAGCTTTCAGCTTTTGATGGCCGCTCCAGTGCTCTTGCCTATGCACCGTGTCAGCTTTTGGATGTGCTGGGAATTTGGGATTATATTAAAGACCATGCCCAGCCAATTCTTGAAATTAGGGTTACGGATGGCCGCCGACCAAGTTTAATGCACTTGCATTTTGATAATGAAGAATTAGGGGACGGCCCCCTTGGACATCTTGTAGAAAATCGCCATACCCGCCTTGCCTTGATGAAACGTTTGGAGGCGTGCGAGAATGTCACGTGGCTAGATGGTCAATCAGTTAAAAATATTGAGCGTGACACTGGGCGGGTAACTCTTGAATTAGAAACGGGCTCTTTGGTAACAGGGGCATTGCTCGTTGGTGCTGATGGGCGGCATAGTATGGTAAGAAAATGGGCAGAATTCCCGCTCACTCACTGGTCTTATCAACAAAGCGGGATTGTTTGTACAATTGAACATGAAGAAAGTCACTGTGGCATTGCGCATGAGAAATTCTTACCTTCCGGGCCTTTCGCAATTCTTCCTCTAACAGGCAATCGCTCAAGTATTGTGTGGTCTGAAAAAACGCATTTGGTTGACACAGTTATGGGATTAAGTGATCGGGCTTTTGAAAGTGAATTACAAAGACGAGTGGGCGATTTTTTAGGCAAAGTTTCTGTGATTGGCGGGCGCTGGGCTTATCCGCTTCAATTACATTGGTGTGATCATTTTGTAGATAATCGTGTAACTTTGATTGGGGATGCGTGCCACGGCATGCACCCTATTGCAGGTCAAGGGTTGAACCTTGGGCTAAGAGATGTTGCTGCATTGGTAGAGGTGTTAACAAAGAATGCGCGTTCGGGGATGGATATTGGGTCCTTGACCGTATTAGAGGAATACCAAATGTGGCGACGCATGGATAATGCGATGCTGTTATCTGTAACCGACGGCCTGACACATCTCTTCTCAAATGATCATTCGATTATAAAACAGGCTCGAACAGCAGGCTTAGCTCTTGTGAATGAAATTCCTATGGCCAAAAAATTCTTCATGTCTCATGCGCGAGGCACAATCGGTGAATTGCCAGAATTATTAAAAGGTAACCGTCCTTAA